Proteins from one Syngnathus scovelli strain Florida chromosome 9, RoL_Ssco_1.2, whole genome shotgun sequence genomic window:
- the emc2 gene encoding ER membrane protein complex subunit 2, whose product MASVSEMYDVGWEEMRDKLRKWRDDNCRNSEQIVDVGEELIGEHSSKLGDDIWIIYEQVMIAALDCSRDDLALTCLQELRKQFPDSHRVKRLSGMRLEALERYDEANKHYDAILQDDPTNTSARKRKISILKAQGKSPEAIRELNEYLEQFVGDQEAWHELSELYINEHDYGKAAFCLEELMMTNPHNHLYCEQYAEVKYTQGGLENLELSRKYFAQALRLNNRNMRALFGLYMSASHIAASPKVSAKVKKDNIKYSAWAANQINRAYKLAGRGSKENKCSVKAVEEMLETMQITMS is encoded by the exons ATGGCGTCGGTTTCAGAAATGTACGATGTAGGCTGGGAAG AGATGCGAGACAAGTTGCGCAAATGGAGAGATGATAACTGCAGAAACAGTGAACAAATAGTGGACGTTGGTGAAGAGCTCATCGGTGAACATTCATCTAAACTGGGGGATGACA TATGGATTATTTATGAACAGGTGATGATTGCAGCGTTGGACTGCAGTCGGGATGACTTGGCTCTG ACCTGTCTACAGGAACTGAGGAAGCAGTTTCCAGATAGCCACAGAGTGAAGCGATTATCGGGCATGAGGCTGGAAGCTTTGGAAAG GTATGATGAGGCCAATAAGCACTATGATGCCATTCTTCAAGACGACCCTACAAATACG TCTGCAAGAAAACGCAAGATCTCTATTTTGAAAGCCCAGGGAAAGAGCCCTGAAGCCATCCGGGAGCTCAATGAATATTTAGAGCA GTTTGTTGGGGATCAAGAAGCATGGCACGAGTTGTCAGAACTCTACATAAATGAGCATGA TTATGGAAAAGCTGCATTTTGTCTTGAGGAGCTGATGATGACCAATCCTCACAATCACTTGTATTGTGAGCAGTATGCTGAG GTGAAGTACACCCAGGGAGGCTTGGAAAACCTGGAGCTGTCTAGAAAGTATTTTGCCCAGGCTCTGAGGCTGAACAACAGAAACATGAGAGCATTGTTTGGTCTGTATATG TCTGCAAGTCACATTGCTGCCAGTCCAAAAGTTAGTGCCAAGGTGAAAAAGGACAACATCAAGTATTCTGCTTGGGCTGCCAATCAAATAAATAGAGCCTATAAG CTGGCTGGACGTGGGTCGAAAGAGAACAAGTGCTCTGTCAAGGCAGTGGAGGAGATGCTGGAAACCATGCAGATAACCATGTCCTAG